Below is a window of Candidatus Viadribacter manganicus DNA.
GTCACGAGGGCCTGTCGTGGTTCACGGCGCGCTTCGACACCAAAGACGCGAGCCTTACGCTTGATCCGGCCGACCCCACGCGCTCACAACTGCGCGCCACGATCGAGACGGTGAGCGTCAACACCGGCGTGCTGAACGCGCAGGGCGAACGGGCCTTTGATCGCAGCATCGCGCGTGCGCTCGGCGCTGAAGCCACCCCGGCGATCACATTCGTCTCGACATCTATCGAACGCACCGGCGAACACACAGGGCGCATCACCGGCGATCTCACCATGAACGGTCAGACCCACCCGATGACGCTTGAAGCGACGTTCGACGGCAGCGCTGTCGATCCATTGCGGCGCGGAGCGACCGTGCTCGGCTTTTCGGCCCACGGCTCGATCAACCGCAGCGACTGGGGCGTCACCGAATGGCGCGCCTTCACCGGCGATGAAGTCCAAATCGTCATCGAAGCCGAATTGGTGCGCTCCTAGTCCTGCGCGTCTGGTTACCGGCGTGTGCCTTGTAGCCAGGGCCGCCGTTCGTACTACATAGGCCGTTCCAGCGAGGGAGAACCCTGAATGAGACTTTTGATCGCCGCCGCCGCCGCTTTGACGCTGGCCGCGTGCAACCAGCCCGCCGAAACGCCGGCCACCACCGAGGCGCCCGCGCCGGAAGTGAATGCGCCGTCCGGCGAGTATGCGATCGATGCGAACCACACGACGGTGACGGTTCGCGCCCAGCACTTTGGCCTCGCCTATTACACGCTGCGCTTCAACAACGTGTCGGGCGCGCTGAACTTCAACGCCGAGAGCCCGGCGCAATCGACGATCAACGCAACCGTCGATGTGACCTCGCTCGACACGCCCTATAGCGGCAATCGCGACTTCGACGCCGAGTTGCAGAATTCGTCCTGGCTCGACTCCACCGGCTTTGCGACCGCAACCTTTACCTCGACCTCAGCCGAACAGACCGGCCCGAACACGGCCCGCGTCACCGGCGATCTCACCATCCGTGGCCAAACTCATCCGGCGACGTTCGAAGTCACCTATGACGGCAGCCACTCGCCGCACCCGATGGGCATGCAAGTTTCGTCGATCGGCTTTTCGGCGCGCACGACGATCCAACGTTCGCAATACGGCATCAGCGAACTGCTTGCCTCAGCGCCAGGCGCCAATGACGGCGTTGCCGATCAAGTTGAGATCATCATCGAAGCCGAGTTCCAGCGCCCGATCGAAAGCGCGCCGGTTCCTGGCCCGACGACACGCGAGCCGGTCAACTAATGGCCGTCTCTGCTCAACGGTACAGCGCGGTCGCGATCGTCCTTCACTGGGCGATCGCGGCAGCGATCATCTTCCTGCTGCCGCTGGGCTTCTGGATGCATGGACGCGCGGAGGATGGCGACGTTAGCGCCGAAGTCTTCCGCGCCTACCAATTGCATAAATCGATTGGCCTCACCGTGCTGTGGCTTAGCCTCGTGCGCTTGGGCTGGCGTTTGCTCAATCCGCCGCCGCACATGCCCGAACATATGCCGGGCTGGGAGCGCTTCGTCGCCGTTGCGACCCACTGGGCCTTCTATGGACTGATGATCGGCCTGCCGCTTACGGGCTGGCTCTACGTATCCACTGGCTGGTCGATCCATGACCAAGCGCCGCTGCCGGTGGCGACGCACTATTTCGGCCTCTTCCAAGTGCCGGCGCTGTTCGGACTGAACCAAGCTGACATCGGCCTACGCGAGACCGCCGCCAATGGCGCGTTCACAGCGCACTATCTTTTGGCTTACGCCGCGATCGGCCTTGCCGTGCTGCACGTGCTGGCGGCGCTTAAGCATCACCTCTTCGATAAGGACGAAGTGCTGGCGCACATGGTCCCGGGTTTGCGCGCACCGTTCGAACAGGAAGCGCCGCCGAAGAACACGACGCGGCTCGCGATCCTAGGCTTGGGGCTGGCTGTCATACTGGTCGCGCTCACTGCGGCGAGCTTGCATCTGCTGAGCGGTGGCTCGGCCGCGACCGGCCCGCAGGCAAATTCTTCGTTTGAAGTGGTCGAAAGTCAGACGACGACGCCAACCGCGCCGCCCACAACGACCGAAGCTCCGGCGCAAACACCGCTCGCGCCGCAAGCGCCGGCGCAAGGTCAGGCTTCATCGTGGCGCGTGGACGCGGCTCGCAGTTCCATCGCCTTCGGCTTCTCGATGGATGATGGTTCGGGCAACAGCTCGCGCCTCGACGGGCGCTTTGCACGCTGGCGCGCCGACATCCGCTTTGATCCGAACGATCTTGAGAACTCGGCGGTCGCGGTGACGATCGAAACCAACTCTGCCAGCGACGGGGTCGCCTCACACGATGCCTACATGCGCGAACCCGGCTGGTTCGACAGCGCCGCTCAACCCACCGCCACCTTCCGCTCGACCAGCTTCCGCCAGCAGGCCAATGGCTACGAAGCGCGAGGCGAGCTGACGATCAAGGGCCGCACGCGCAACGTGACGCTGCCCTTCACCCTGATCATCGATGGCGCCACCGCCGTGATGAACGGCACGGTCGCGATCGATCGGGAGGATTTCGACCTCGGCAAGGACGTCGAAGGCGCCGAGATGATTTCGCGCACCGTCGACGTCACTATCCGTGTTCAGGCCACGCGCGCGCCATGAACGTGGCGCGGGGAGCCGAAGTGTTGCGTGCGGGCGGCCTGGTCGTCTTCCCAACGGAGACCGTCTACGGCGTCGGCGCTGACGCCACCAACCCACGAGCGGTCGCGCGCATCTTCGCCGCCAAGGGCCGCCCACAGTTCAATCCGCTGATCAGCCACGTGCTCGGGCTCAGCGATGCGGAGGGGCACGGCGTACTGCATCCAACGGCGCGGGCGCTGATCGAAAAGTTCTGGCCAGGACCGTTGACGATCGTCGTGCCGCGCCGGGCCGATAGCCCGGTAGCCGAGCTTGCGTGTGCGGGCTTGGCGACGATTGCGCTGCGCTCGCCGTCGCATCCGCTTGCGCGCGATTTGCTCGCGGCGTTCGGCGGACCGGTGGTCGCGCCCAGCGCCAATCGTTCGGGTCATGTGAGCGCTACGACGGCGGCGCATGCGGCCGCCGATCTCGCAGACGCGGTCGATCTCATTCTCGATGGCGGCGCATCCGAGGTTGGGTTGGAGTCCACCATCGTCGCGATCGACGCCGAAGGCCGCGCCACGCTCTTGCGTCCAGGCGCCATCGGGCGTGCCGAGCTTGAGGCCGTGTGCGGCCCGCTCGCAACGCCCGCCTCGGAGACGATCGCCGCACCCGGCATGATGGAGAGCCACTACGCGCCGCGCGCGCGCATCATCCTCGATGCCGCGACGCCGCCCGTGGGCGCGGCCTATCTCGCCTTCGGCGCTGAAGCGCCCGCCGGAGGCCTCACGCTCTCCGCCAGCGGCGATCTCACCGAGGCCGCGGCCAATCTCTACGCTCACCTGCGCGCCCTCGACGCCACCGGCGCCGACACAATCGCCATCGCGCCCATTCCGGGCGGCGGACTTGCCGAGGCTATCCGCGACCGTCTCGCCCGGGCCGCCGCACCGCGATAGGTTCGCAACCATGTCCGACCTCGCAAACCAGATCGCCGCCCGTATCGGGGCCAAGAATGTCGTCATCGACGCTGATCTTCTGGCCCCACACCTCAATGAATGGCGCGGCAGATATAGTGGCAAGACGCCCTTCGCCGCTTTTCCGGCCACAACCGAGGAGGCGGCGGACATCGTGAAGCTCTGCGTCGCTGCAGGCGCAAAGATCACGACGCAAGGCGGCAATACCGGGCTCGTGGGCGGTCAGATCCCGGACGGCGAAGTCCTCATTTCACTCAAGCGCATGAACCAGATCCGCGAGATCGATGCTGGCAACGACTCGCTCACTGCCGAGGCCGGCGTGGTGCTCGCGACGGTGCAGAGCGCCGCCGCCGAATCGAATCGCCTGTTCCCACTGAGTCTCGCCGCAGAGCACAGCGCCACCATCGGCGGACTCGTCTCAACCAACGCAGGCGGTGTGCATGTGCTGCGATACGGCATGATGCGCGACCTCGTGCTCGGCATCGAAGCGGTGCTGCCAGATGGTCGCATCTTCTCCGGCCTCAAGGGTCTGCGGAAAGACAACACCGGCTACGATTTGAAACAGCTCTTCATCGGCGCCGAGGGCACGCTCGGCATCGTCACCGCCGCCTGCCTCAAACTTTACCCACAGCCGGCGGCGCGCGAGGTGGTGATGCTCGCGGTCCCGTCAGCGGCGCACGCGCTGGCCCTGCTGCATCAGATGAAGGCGGCGACGGGCGCGGTCTCGGCGTTCGAGGTGATGAACCGGTTGAGCGTCGAGGTCACGGTCAAGAACGTGCCCAGCGTGCGCGATCCATTGGCCGGCGCTGGGGCGCTCGCAGTGCTCATCGAGTTCGAAGCGGCGCACGCCGAAGGGCTCCGCGAGGCGATCGAAAGCGCGCTCGGCGCGGCGCTGGAAGCAGGTGAAGCCGAAACCGCGCTCATTGCAGAAAACGCAAGCCAGGCGCGGGATTTCTGGGCTTTGCGTGAGAGCATTTCGGCCGGCCACAAGCCTGAAGGCGTGCAGGTCAGTCACGATATCAGCGTGCCGGTTTCAAAGACGCCGGAGTATCTCGCGAAGGCCAATGCGGCCATGCAAGCGCGATGCCCCGGCGTGCGCATCGTCGCCTTCGGTCACATGGGCGACGGCAATTTCCACTACACAGCGATGCAGCCTCTCGGCGCCGATCCGGCCTCGTTCCCTGGCGCCGCGCTGACGCAGATCGTCTATGAGGTCGCCACCTCTCTCGGCGGTTCGATCTCGGCTGAACACGGCATCGGAATCACGCGCCGCGGAGACCTCGCACGCTTCAAAGATCGCGAATCGTTGGCGCTGATGCGCACGCTGAAGCACGCGATTGATCCGATGAACGTGATGAACCCACGCACGATGTTTGAGTGATGCACGCATCGAAACGATGCATGTCGATCATGATCAACGAATGCGAATCACGCGCGCGATTCTGTTGCAGATTCAGCGCGCAAAATTTTTTCACTGGCTAATGTGCTTGCAACAGATTAATTGACGACGTACTGCGGCTGCGTTGCCGTAACTAACGAAGGAGCCAGGGCATGGCTAAGAAAGCAAAGAAGGCGACCAAGAAGGTCGCGAAGAAGGCGAAGGCCAAGAAGGCCGCGAAGAAGACGACAGTGAAGAAGGCGAAGGCGCCGAAGAAGACTGCCAAGAAGAAGGCAGCGAAGAAGGCGAAGCGCCGGTAAGGCCACGCCTGAGTGTCTCCTCGGTTGAGACGCTCACCAGAGCTAAGGACGAATGTCCAAGAGAAGCGCGTCGCGAAAGCGGCGCGCTTCTTCGTTATGGGCGCACGGCAGCGCCACATGGTTCCAAATTTTCCATTTTGTTTCAGAACGCTGCGGCGCGAGGCGAGAGTGCGCCGCGTGGCGCGCAAAATCGCGCCGCGCACGCCCCTCGAGCACACGTTTGAGCGTCTTCAACGATCGTTTCGGGGATCGCACGGCGTTGGCGCGGCGCATTGAGCGCGCTCAACCCGCGCCTCAACGCTGAGCGAGACATTTCGCGGGACAATCGAGGCCCTACGCCGCCATGAACTAGATCAAATTCCGTTTCGGAGGCCGTCCATGGACGAGACGCAGCACAAAAGACCCGTCCCCGCCGCCGGCGTGATCTGCTTTCGCGGCGATGACGTGCTGCTGATCCGTCGAGGCGCGCCGCCGCGCGAAGGCGAGTGGTCGTTGCCGGGCGGGCGGATCGAGTGGGGCGAGCGCGCAGCAGACGCGGCGCTGCGTGAGTTGCGCGAAGAGACAGGTTGCGAAGGCGAGATCGTCGGGCTGGTCGATGTCGTCGATGGGCTCTTGGGCGAGCGGCACTACCTATTGGTCGACTACGCGGTCAGGTGGACATCTGGCGTCCCGACCGCCGGTGATGATGCGCGCGAGGCCCGCTTCGCGGCGCCGGCGGAGCTAGCGGGGCTTGGCCTTTGGAGTGAGACGTTGCGGGTGATTGAAGCGGCGCGCGCACTTATGCGCTAGCGGCGCTCTCGACGACCGGCTCCTTTGGTTTGGGATCACGGAGCACGTCGCCAACATCATAAGCCATCTTGATCAGGGCCAGGACGAGGATGCCGCCAAGCGGCTGATTGAGCAGCAAGAGCACGAATCCGCCGAAGATAATCGTGACGTGAAGCACGATAATGCGGGGATACGGCGCGCCCATCAGATCAAGGACCGTCGTGCGTCTCAGCTCCCCGCGCACCAGGTAGAGAATGAACTGAACCACCTGCCAAGCGACGATCGAGGCAAAGCCAATCAGCAGATTGGTCTGCGCCGCGAACTGCGCGCGTACGCCCGCGCCAAGGTCGAGGATGGTGTCGCCGTTCAGATTGCCGCCGAACATCGCCATGACGAAGACGCCATGGCCAAAGCAGAACAGGCCGTAGTGGAAGGTGAAGAAGCCGCCAAGAAAGAGCGCGCCGATCCAGCTCACACCGCCCGTCACGGCCGCATTGGCGATCATGCTTAAGAGCGTGCGAACGCCCACGACCAGGTTCTCTAGCCAGTAAAGAACGATGAGCGCAAAGGCGCTCCAGCTCCAAAACAGCACCCCAACGACCGGAATAAGGTTAAGGCACACTGCCGCGACGAGCGGCCAAGTCCTTGAACGATCAAAGGGAACTTTTGGTTCGCTCATGCGCTTCGGTACCAGGGTGCGAGTTCGCCGCAGGGGCTTGCGTGCGCGCGAACGTAACCGATCTCAGATACAGAAAGGCAAGGAGTGTATCTCATGGCGAAGGACAGAATGACTCGCGCCGCCGAGCTTGCTGAAGAAGCACGCGACCGGGCGGAAGAGGCTTACGAAGCAGCGCACGCCGCCATCGAGGACGGCCTCGACGACGCGCATCGCTATCTGCGCCGCCAATGGAAAGAGCGTCCGCTCGCGGTCACCGGCACGGCGCTTGGCGTCGGCCTGCTCATCGGGCTGCTCCTGGGGAATCGCCGCTAATGTTCGATCGCGCCATGGCGGCCGTTGTCGCGACTGCGGCCGCAGCTGCGGCCGTGGTGATGGTCGTCTTCGCTTTGGGCTTTGCGCTCTATGCGCTGATCGAGCCGAACATCGGCCCGGCGGCGGCGGCGGCCATGGTCGCGCTGGCGGCGGCGCTGGTTGTGGCCCTGTTCGCACTCGTGGCGGCGCTGCGTAGGCGCAAGCATGAGCGGGAAGCTGCGATCGCGCAGGCGCAATTGATGAACGACCTGCCATTGGGCCTCGGCGACATCGCGCGCGAACGGCCCTTGATGGCGCTCGCGGTCACCGCAGTCGGCGGGCTCTTGGCCGCGCGCCACCCAACACTGGTGCGCGACATCATCCATATCGTCGCCCGCTTCGGTCGAAGCTGATCGTCACAGCCTAAACGTTGCGTCAGGGTGCTGCGGCGCCCCCTCGCCTTTACAGGCGCTGCTCCGGCGGCGAAGCTCGCGCAAAATAGGCGGGAGTGAACATGCGGCTCGTAGCGGCCGCCGCGATTGCGGCGATTGTCATCACAGGTACGGCGGAAGCGAAGACGTGGCGGATCCGCCCCGGCGCCGATGCCGAGCAGCGCCTGCAGACCGCGCTGATCGAAGCGCGTCCCGGCGACACGGTCCAACTTGGGCACGGCCGCTTTGAACTGTCGAACAGCCTCTCGCTCGACGTCGACCGCGTCACCATTCGCGGCGATGGCCACGAGCGCTCGATCCTTTCCTTCAACAATCAACGCCGCGGCGCCGAAGGCCTGCTGATCACCTCGGACAACGTGACCCTGCGCGGCTTTGCGGTTGAGAACGCACGCGGCGACGCCATCAAGGCGCGCGATTGCAACGGCATCACCATCCGCGAAGTCCGCGTAGAGTGGACGGGCGGGCCGAGCGCCAATAACGGCGCCTACGGGCTCTATCCGGTAAATTGCGACAACGTGCTGATCGAGCGCTCAATCGCGCGCGGCGCCTCCGACGCCGGCATTTATGTCGGCCAATCGCGCAACATCATCGTCCGCGAAAACCTGGCCGAGTTGAACGTCGCCGGCATCGAGATCGAGAACAGCTTCAACGCCGACGTGTTCGAGAATGTCGCGACACGCAACACCGGCGGCATCCTCGTCTTCGATCTTCCAGGACTACCGCAACAGGGTGGTCACTCGATCCGCGTGTTCGATAATCACATCCACGGCAACAACACGCCGAACTTCGCACCCGCCGGCAATATCGTCGCCGGCGTGCCGACCGGGACCGGCGTGCTGATCATGGCCAACACCAACGTGCACGTCTTCAATAACGAGATCGGCGACAACGGCACGGTCAATGTGCTGATCAGCGCCTATCGCGAAAGCTTCCAGGACGCGAACTACAACCCACTCGCACGCGACATCGTCATCCGTGACAACGAGTTCGGAAACACCGGCTATGCCCCGGCAGGCGATCTCGCCGCGCTCAGCCAATTGGGCGTGCCGATCCCTGACGTGCTCTGGGATGGCGCGACGGTCTACTCGCGTGTCGGCACGCCGCGCACCGAGCAGGTCCGCATCGTCGTCAACGACAACACCTCGACCCGCACCGGAACGGGTAGTTTCCTTTCACTCGGCATGGCCGTGGCCGGTTCGCCGTTGACGGAAGCCGCGCCGGACCCGACGGCGCCGCCGCTGGTCGAGATCGCCGAGCCTGAGCGCGTGAGACTGCGGAACTAAAGATGCGCAGGCCTCTCTTTGCTGCGCTTGCGCTGATCGTGCTGGCCGCGGCCAGCGCGACGGCGCAGGACGCACCTTCGGTGAACACCGCCGCGATCGGCGCCGAGCGGCCGCCGGAACGGCTCTCCGACTATCGCTTCTTCCGTGACGCGGGCGCGCACACGCCCAACGCACGCGTGACGCCATACGATCTCAACACGCCGCTCTATTCCGATGGCGCGCTGAAGTTTCGCTATGTCTACGTGCCGCCGGGAACGCAGGCTCAGTATCGCGACGAAGGCGTTTTCGAGTTTCCGGTCGGCACCGTCCTCATCAAGACCTTCGCCTTCGCCGCCGACATGCGTCAGCCGGCAGAGAATGTCCGCTTCCTTGAGACGCGGCTCCTCATTCGCCGCGCCGACGGCTGGGTCGCGTATCCCTACGTCTGGAACGAAGCGCAGACCGAAGCACGGCTCTCGGCGATTGGCGCAACGCTGCCTGTCAGCTTCACCAACGAAGAAGGCCAAGCCATCGCACTCGATTGGGCGGTCCCGAACCGCAATCAATGCAAAGGCTGCCACGATCTCGCTGGCGCGCTAACGCCAATTGGGCCGAGTGCGCGGAATTTGAATCGTGCTGAACAAGGCGAAGCCTTCTCGCCGTGGGATGGCCCGCACATCCCACGTTCGCAGCCAGCTTCCATCAACCAAATCGATGCCTGGGCAGAGAGCGGCCTGCTCGCAGGCACCCAACGCGGCGCCGAGGCGCCAAGCGTTCCGCGCGCATTCGACCCAGCCAGCGGCTCGCTCGAGCTGCGCGCCCGCGCTTATCTCGATGTGAATTGCGCGCACTGCCATAATCCACAAGGGCCGGCGCATACGTCGGGGCTCGATCTGCGCTGGAGTCAGCATGAGCCGATCGCTTGGGGCGTGAACAAGAGGCCGGTCGCGGCTGGGCGCGGCTCGGCAGGCTTCGAGTTCGCCATCGATCCCGGCCACCCGGAGCGTTCCATCCTGCTTTATCGGCTGCGCGCCACTGATCCCGGCGTGATGATGCCCGAGACCGGCCGCCAACTGGTCGATGAACGCGGCGCGGCGCTGATCGAAGAATGGATCGCGCACATGGACGCGCAGGGCCGCGTTCAACCGTGACAACCGATGACGCGCCGCTCGCGGACATCATCGAGCTGATCAAAGGCCACACCGGCGCAAAATCGGTGACAGCCGCAACGCGGCTCTACGCCGATCTCGGCATGACCGGCGACGGCGCTGACGGATTTTTACGGGCCTTTGCGGCTAAGTACGGCGTCGATCTCAGCGGCGTGGTCTGGCTTCGCTACTTCGACGAGGAGCCGACGACGAATGATCTGATGGAGCCGGCAATCACGTTGGCGGCTTCCGTGCTCAGCCCGTCTTTCGCCCTGCGCTGGCAAGCGGCGCGGAATGCGGAGCGCGAGATCACGATTGCGCATCTGGCAGACGTGGCGCGCGCCAAGGTTTGGATACATCCCGGCGAGGCGTTCAAGCACGATCGGCGGACTTCACCGCTGGTGCTCGTGTTCTCCGCCATGAGCGTACTGGTGATGGCGTTCTTCGTGCTGCTGGGCGGAGTGGTCGCATACGCGTTTCTCGCCGGTGAACTGGGCGAGAAAAACGTCGTCGTCCTCGTTGGCATATTCAGCGTGAGCCTGCTGCCGCTCTATTTCGCCTTCGCCAGCTGGCGCGCGATCGAGCGCAAGCTGGCGTCGGCGGATGGCGGTTAGTGCGGCAGGTGGATGTTGATCATGCCGGCTGCGATCGCGGCGTGCACAGCGAGCGCCATCAGCACCAGCGAGCCCAGCATGAAGATCAGGAAGCGCAACAGGATGAAGTTCACCGTCGCCTGCACCAGTGAGTGCACGATACGGATGACGACGTAGAGCCAGGCAAGCCCAATATTGATCGCTTGATCGCCCTGTCCGAGGAATTGCAGCGAGAACGCGATCGCGTAGAACAGCGTCGGCTGTTCCATCAGGTGATTGTAGTTGTTGGCGACGTTGGCGCTGGGCAGCGCTTCCATCTGCGCCTTGCTCGCTTCGCCCGGCTTAACCTTCGCCTTCGACATCGCCGGGATGCGCGTGGCGTAGAGCCAGATCAGCATGATGAGCGACCAGATCACCAATGCAACGACCGGCGCAATCATTCCGTGTTCGTACATATTATCCTCCCCGTCAGGCGATCATCCGCCGGGTTCCCATGCGCCGCAACCCTCCCGCGACGAGAGCGCACTTGGCGCATGGCGCGCCCGCCCCTAGTTTCGCGCCGGTTTTTACGGGGGACAGAATGAGCCGGGACGAACAGCCGAGACATCGCACCAACTTTCTGGAGGCGATCATCGAATGGCTGATCTACACGAGCCGCTGGCTGATGGCGCCGGTCTATCTCGGCCTGATCGTGGCGCTCGGCATCCTGATCATCACCTTCTTCCGCGAACTTTACCTGCAAGTCCCGCAAGTGCTGACGATGGACGAGACGGACATCATCCTGCTCGTGCTGACGCTGGTCGATCTCTCGCTCGCCGGCAATCTGGTGCTGATCATTCTCTTCTCAGGCTACGAGAATTTCGTCTCGAAGATGGAAATGGCGCACAAGGATCGCGACCGCCCCGAATGGATGGGCACGATCGATTTCAGCGGCCTCAAGATCAAACTCATCGCCTCAATCGTCGCGATCAGCGGCATTCACTTGCTGAAGATCTTCATGAACCTCTCGAACTACACCGAGACGCAACTCATGTGGTACACGATCATCCACCTCGTGTTCATCCTCTCGGGCGTCTGCATCGCCGCGATGGACTGGCTCGAAGAAAAGTCCCACGAAGTCCACGCGCGCTACAAAAGCGGGCATTAGAAGGCTGGCAATCGCGAGGCAGGATGAAGCTTTGGCCAACGCCAACCTTCGCGCCTAACTCCCCCGCCGGCCATCACCAACTGGATCGCTTGGATCGTTGTCGGTGAGGCCCGATTGTCCGCGGCGGCCACCGCGACCGTAGCCGGCACGATCGGCGTATGATCCAGAATCGTTGTCTGTGAATCCGGTGCCGCCGCCATTGCCGCGGCCGCGTCCGACTGGATCGGCGTATTCGCCGGAATCGTTGTCGGTCATGCCGGTGCGGCCGCCGCGGCCACGTCCGGCGGGATCGGCGTACGTGCCGCTATCATTGTCGGTGACGCCGCTTGAGCCGCGGCCGCGCCCTGCGGGGTCCGCGTACGGGCCGCTGTCATTATCGGTGAGTCCGGCTTGTCCGCCACGACCACGCCCTGCTGGGTCTGCGTACGGGCCGGTGTCTGCGTCTGAAGCGCCGCTGCGGCCATAACCGGCGCGATCGGCGTAAGGGCCGTTATCGGCGTCAGTGCGGCCCGTGTAATAGGTGTTGCCGCCAGTAGCTGTGGCGCAGCCCGTGAGCGATGCGAGCGATCCGCCGACAACCGCAGCGCCAAGCACGCGGCCCATGAACGAACGGCGGTTCAGTGGCTTCTTGTCCGACATAGCGCGTCTCCCCTACGCATTCTGACGAGCGGTCATGCTAGTGAGAATTGGGAATCGCGCAAGCGCGCGGATGGGGCGGTGATGAGTTCGACAGAGCAGATTGTCATTGCCCCGGATTCAGCGCGCCCGGCGCCGTCGAGCGGGCTTGTCTCGGACATCACGCGCTGGGTTTGCGGTGCGTTCCTCACGCTCTGCGGCTGGACGCTACGCGGTGATTTTCCCGGCATCGACAAAGCCGTGCTCATCGCTGCGCCGCACACGTCCAATTGGGATGGCGTCTACATGCTGGCGACGGCGGGCTTTTATCGGGTGAAGCTGCGCTGGATGGGCAAGAAGAGTTTGACGCAAGGCCCGTTCGGCGGCGTCGTCAAATGGTTGGGATGCGTGCCGATCGATCGCTCCGCCGCCAATGATGTGGTGCGCGAGATGACCGATGCATTCGCCAGCGAGCAGCGCATGATCTTGGCGATCCCGCCCGAAGGCACGCGCAGCGCCACGCGCGAATGGAAGACCGGTTTTTATCACATCGCACGCGCCGCTGACGTGCCGCTGATCTTGAGCGTGCTCGATTACGGCACGAAGACAATCAGCCTCGCGGCCATCATCCGACCGAAGGACGATTACGAATCCGATCTAAAGATCATCCAAAGCTATTACGCGCACGCCCAGGGCAGGCACGCTGGCAAGTTCCAGATTACGCGTTGACGCGGGCGCGCTCTGCCGCGCGCGAGATCGCGTCCGCAACTGCATCGTAAAGCGCCGGCGGCAGATCGTGGCCCATACCCGGGATGATGCGAAGTTCCGCGCCGAAGATCGAAGCGGCGAGGTCCTTGCCGCCTTCCACCGGCACCAAGGGATCGGAATCGCCGTGGAGAACAACGACCGGCGCCTTGATGCTCCCCAGCTTGGAGCGGCGATCGCCATTGGCGACGACGGCTGCGAGTTGACGCGCCACGCCTTGCGGCTCGTAGGAGCGCAACACGTCGGAGCGCAGACGCTCGCGCACGATCTTCTCATCAAACGGATAGCCGGGGCTGCCAATGGTGCGGGCGTTGATCAGCATCTGATCGAGATAAGCC
It encodes the following:
- a CDS encoding YceI family protein, encoding MRPLVLIFVLALSACASTPGAENQPPPFTAPTQQQVAATPATYPIAIDLPAGAYQLDPRHASVIFRIRHEGLSWFTARFDTKDASLTLDPADPTRSQLRATIETVSVNTGVLNAQGERAFDRSIARALGAEATPAITFVSTSIERTGEHTGRITGDLTMNGQTHPMTLEATFDGSAVDPLRRGATVLGFSAHGSINRSDWGVTEWRAFTGDEVQIVIEAELVRS
- a CDS encoding YceI family protein, which gives rise to MRLLIAAAAALTLAACNQPAETPATTEAPAPEVNAPSGEYAIDANHTTVTVRAQHFGLAYYTLRFNNVSGALNFNAESPAQSTINATVDVTSLDTPYSGNRDFDAELQNSSWLDSTGFATATFTSTSAEQTGPNTARVTGDLTIRGQTHPATFEVTYDGSHSPHPMGMQVSSIGFSARTTIQRSQYGISELLASAPGANDGVADQVEIIIEAEFQRPIESAPVPGPTTREPVN
- a CDS encoding YceI family protein gives rise to the protein MAVSAQRYSAVAIVLHWAIAAAIIFLLPLGFWMHGRAEDGDVSAEVFRAYQLHKSIGLTVLWLSLVRLGWRLLNPPPHMPEHMPGWERFVAVATHWAFYGLMIGLPLTGWLYVSTGWSIHDQAPLPVATHYFGLFQVPALFGLNQADIGLRETAANGAFTAHYLLAYAAIGLAVLHVLAALKHHLFDKDEVLAHMVPGLRAPFEQEAPPKNTTRLAILGLGLAVILVALTAASLHLLSGGSAATGPQANSSFEVVESQTTTPTAPPTTTEAPAQTPLAPQAPAQGQASSWRVDAARSSIAFGFSMDDGSGNSSRLDGRFARWRADIRFDPNDLENSAVAVTIETNSASDGVASHDAYMREPGWFDSAAQPTATFRSTSFRQQANGYEARGELTIKGRTRNVTLPFTLIIDGATAVMNGTVAIDREDFDLGKDVEGAEMISRTVDVTIRVQATRAP
- a CDS encoding L-threonylcarbamoyladenylate synthase, whose product is MNVARGAEVLRAGGLVVFPTETVYGVGADATNPRAVARIFAAKGRPQFNPLISHVLGLSDAEGHGVLHPTARALIEKFWPGPLTIVVPRRADSPVAELACAGLATIALRSPSHPLARDLLAAFGGPVVAPSANRSGHVSATTAAHAAADLADAVDLILDGGASEVGLESTIVAIDAEGRATLLRPGAIGRAELEAVCGPLATPASETIAAPGMMESHYAPRARIILDAATPPVGAAYLAFGAEAPAGGLTLSASGDLTEAAANLYAHLRALDATGADTIAIAPIPGGGLAEAIRDRLARAAAPR
- a CDS encoding FAD-binding oxidoreductase: MSDLANQIAARIGAKNVVIDADLLAPHLNEWRGRYSGKTPFAAFPATTEEAADIVKLCVAAGAKITTQGGNTGLVGGQIPDGEVLISLKRMNQIREIDAGNDSLTAEAGVVLATVQSAAAESNRLFPLSLAAEHSATIGGLVSTNAGGVHVLRYGMMRDLVLGIEAVLPDGRIFSGLKGLRKDNTGYDLKQLFIGAEGTLGIVTAACLKLYPQPAAREVVMLAVPSAAHALALLHQMKAATGAVSAFEVMNRLSVEVTVKNVPSVRDPLAGAGALAVLIEFEAAHAEGLREAIESALGAALEAGEAETALIAENASQARDFWALRESISAGHKPEGVQVSHDISVPVSKTPEYLAKANAAMQARCPGVRIVAFGHMGDGNFHYTAMQPLGADPASFPGAALTQIVYEVATSLGGSISAEHGIGITRRGDLARFKDRESLALMRTLKHAIDPMNVMNPRTMFE
- a CDS encoding NUDIX hydrolase; its protein translation is MDETQHKRPVPAAGVICFRGDDVLLIRRGAPPREGEWSLPGGRIEWGERAADAALRELREETGCEGEIVGLVDVVDGLLGERHYLLVDYAVRWTSGVPTAGDDAREARFAAPAELAGLGLWSETLRVIEAARALMR
- a CDS encoding DUF6498-containing protein encodes the protein MSEPKVPFDRSRTWPLVAAVCLNLIPVVGVLFWSWSAFALIVLYWLENLVVGVRTLLSMIANAAVTGGVSWIGALFLGGFFTFHYGLFCFGHGVFVMAMFGGNLNGDTILDLGAGVRAQFAAQTNLLIGFASIVAWQVVQFILYLVRGELRRTTVLDLMGAPYPRIIVLHVTIIFGGFVLLLLNQPLGGILVLALIKMAYDVGDVLRDPKPKEPVVESAASA
- a CDS encoding glycine zipper domain-containing protein, whose product is MAKDRMTRAAELAEEARDRAEEAYEAAHAAIEDGLDDAHRYLRRQWKERPLAVTGTALGVGLLIGLLLGNRR